One window from the genome of Scatophagus argus isolate fScaArg1 chromosome 13, fScaArg1.pri, whole genome shotgun sequence encodes:
- the gtf2b gene encoding transcription initiation factor IIB, translating to MASTSRGEALALPRVQCPNHPDAILVEDYRAGDMICPECGLVVGDRVIDVGSEWRTFSNEKALKDPSRVGDAQNPLLNGGDLTTMISKGTGAASFDEFGNSKYQNRRTMSSSDRAMLNAFKEISTMADRINLPRNIIDRTNNLFKQVYEQKSLKGRANDAIASACLYIACRQEGVPRTFKEICAVSRISKKEIGRCFKLILKALETSVDLITTGDFMSRFCSNLGLPKQVQMAATFIARKAVELDLVPGRSPISVAAAAIYMASQASAEKKTQKEIGDIAGVADVTIRQSYRLIYPRAAELFPPDFKFDTPVDKLPQL from the exons GTTCAGTGTCCCAACCATCCTGATGCCATCctggtggaggactacagagCGGGGGACATGATTTGTCCCGAATGTGGCCTTGTAGTAG GTGACCGTGTAATTGATGTAGGTTCGGAGTGGAGGACGTTTTCCAATGAGAAAGCCCTCAAAGATCCATCCAGAGTGGGAGATGCCCAGAACCCATTGCTCAATGGAGGCGACTTGACCACCATGATCAGCAAG GGAACAGGCGCAGCCAGTTTTGATGAATTTGGTAACTCCAAGTACCAGAACCGGCGGACCATGAGCAGCTCTGACCGGGCCATGCTCAACGCCTTCAAAGAAATCAGCACAATGGCAGATCGCATCAACCTGCCAAGGAACATCATA GACAGAACAAACAACTTATTCAAGCAAGTTTATGAACAGAAGAGCCTGAAGGGGCGAGCCAATGATGCCATCGCCTCGGCCTGTCTCTACATCGCATGCAGACAAGAAGGTGTACCGAGAACATTTAAAG AGATTTGTGCCGTCTCTCGGATCTCGAAGAAGGAGATTGGCAGGTGCTTCAAGCTGATCCTGAAGGCATTGGAGACTAGCGTGGATCTCATCACCACCGGAGACTTTATGTCCCGCTTCTGCTCAAACCTGGGCTTGCCCAAACAGGTGCAGATGGCGGCGACCTTCATTGCCAGGAAGGCTGTGGAGCTCGACCTGGTGCCCGGCAGGAGCCCCATCTCTGTGGCTGCGGCAGCCATCTACATGGCCTCCCAGGCCtctgcagagaagaagactCAGAAAG AAATCGGGGATATAGCTGGTGTTGCAGATGTCACGATCAGACAGTCGTACCGTCTCATCTACCCGCGTGCTGCAGAGCTCTTCCCTCCAGACTTCAAATTTGACACACCTGTTGACAAGCTGCCACAGCTGTGA